A stretch of the Aegilops tauschii subsp. strangulata cultivar AL8/78 chromosome 4, Aet v6.0, whole genome shotgun sequence genome encodes the following:
- the LOC109778405 gene encoding cytochrome P450 CYP94D108 → MAIALAAFLLIPLFSLGAVFVLRAWRLDKKAPAQRTPRTRPYPLLGHLPQFLANRHRVLDWLTEVLALQPTCTLVFRRPGGVRGVITANPTNLEHIMRASFDNYPKGQRFAALLHDFLGRGIFNADGEPWRAQRKAASYEFNTCSLRLFVARSVHSELHGRLLPLLRRAAGSGSQLDLQDMLERYAFDNICRVAFDHDPGQLPDGDDGCGARPEVESAATTASSSFADAFRDAANLSAGRFQYAVPGFWMIKKALNLGSERRLRESIAMVHGFADRIIRSRREEMSMGCEKHDLLSRFMASQGESYTETSLRDVVISFLLAGRETTSSALTWFFWLLSSRPDVERRIRDEVAAVRARRAVGDLGRPGFDLDELREMHYVHAAITESMRLYPPVPVNFLRAEAADVLPDGTAVGAGWFVAYNSYAMGRMEPVWGEDARAYRPERWLDPAEGTFQPDSPFRYIAFHAGPRICLGKEMAYIQMKSIVACVLEEFELAVDGAYRPRQVTSLTLRMADGLPVRVKARVN, encoded by the coding sequence ATGGCAATCGCATTGGCAGCCTTCCTCCTGATACCGCTCTTCTCCCTGGGCGCAGTCTTCGTCCTCCGTGCGTGGCGACTCGACAAGAAGGCGCCGGCGCAGCGCACGCCGAGGACGCGGCCGTACCCGCTGCTCGGCCACCTGCCGCAGTTCCTGGCGAACCGGCACCGCGTACTGGACTGGCTCACCGAGGTGCTCGCGCTCCAGCCCACCTGCACGCTCGTGTTCCGCCGGCCCGGCGGCGTCCGCGGCGTCATCACGGCGAACCCGACCAACCTGGAGCACATCATGCGCGCCAGCTTCGATAACTACCCCAAGGGCCAGCGCTTCGCGGCGCTGCTCCACGACTTCCTCGGCCGGGGCATCTTCAACGCCGACGGCGAGCCGTGGCGCGCGCAGCGGAAGGCGGCCAGCTACGAGTTCAACACGTGCTCGCTCCGCCTTTTCGTGGCCCGAAGCGTGCACAGCGAGCTGCACGGCAGGCTCCTCCCGCTCCTGCGTCGTGCCGCCGGGTCCGGCAGCCAGCTCGACCTCCAGGACATGCTCGAGCGGTACGCGTTCGATAATATCTGCCGCGTCGCCTTCGACCACGACCCCGGCCAGCTCCCGGACGGAGACGACGGATGCGGCGCTCGCCCAGAAGTCGAGAGCGCGGCGACGACCGCGAGCAGCAGCTTCGCCGACGCGTTCCGGGACGCGGCCAATCTCAGCGCGGGCAGGTTCCAGTACGCCGTCCCAGGATTCTGGATGATAAAGAAGGCGCTTAACCTGGGCTCCGAGCGGCGGCTGCGCGAGTCAATTGCCATGGTGCACGGCTTCGCCGATCGCATCATACGGTCGCGGCGGGAGGAGATGAGCATGGGCTGCGAGAAGCACGACCTGCTGTCGAGGTTCATGGCGAGCCAGGGCGAGAGCTACACCGAGACGTCCCTCCGAGACGTAGTGATCAGCTTCCTCCTCGCGGGGCGGGAAACGACATCCTCAGCGCTCACCTGGTTCTTCTGGCTGCTGTCCTCGCGCCCGGACGTGGAGCGCCGCATCCGCGACGAGGTCGCCGCCGTGCGCGCCCGCCGAGCGGTCGGTGATCTCGGCAGACCCGGGTTCGATCTCGACGAGCTGAGGGAGATGCACTACGTGCACGCGGCCATCACGGAGTCGATGCGGCTGTACCCGCCGGTGCCGGTGAACTTTCTGCGGGCAGAGGCCGCCGACGTCCTGCCGGACGGCACGGCGGTGGGGGCAGGTTGGTTCGTGGCGTACAACTCGTACGCCATGGGGAGGATGGAGCCCGTGTGGGGCGAGGACGCGCGGGCGTACCGGCCGGAGCGGTGGCTGGACCCGGCGGAGGGGACGTTCCAGCCGGACAGCCCGTTCCGCTACATAGCGTTCCACGCGGGACCGAGGATCTGCCTCGGGAAGGAGATGGCCTACATCCAGATGAAGTCTATCGTGGCGTGCGTGCTGGAAGAGTTCGAGCTCGCGGTGGACGGCGCGTACCGGCCGCGGCAGGTGACCTCCTTGACGTTGCGGATGGCGGACGGGCTCCCGGTGAGGGTGAAGGCTAGAGTGAATTGA